In Chitinophagales bacterium, one DNA window encodes the following:
- a CDS encoding NAD-dependent epimerase/dehydratase family protein: MYESAFHPGCLSEKKFLVTGGAGFIGSHLVEYLLKHGAGKVRVMDNLMTGSKDNIALFRHHPAYEWLEGDIRESEDCRQACSGIDFVLHQAALGSVQRSILDPVTTDSINTGGFLNILWAAKEQQVKRVVYASSSSVYGDHPVLPKVEAQTGRPLSPYAVSKCSNELYAGVFARNYGMEIIGLRYFNVFGPRQNPDGPYAAVVPAFIRDIQSGVAPLIYGDGLNSRDFTFVENAVQANIRALFVEDALALNEVYNVAVGEQYSIRQLFDFICHFLNCRMLPRFETARQGDIQHSLADISKAARLLKYRPAVRLEDGLRILLNR, encoded by the coding sequence TTGTACGAATCTGCATTTCATCCCGGTTGCCTGTCCGAAAAAAAATTCCTGGTAACAGGCGGTGCGGGATTTATCGGTTCACATCTCGTTGAGTATTTATTGAAGCATGGTGCGGGAAAGGTGCGGGTGATGGATAACCTGATGACGGGCTCAAAGGATAACATAGCGTTATTCCGGCATCATCCCGCCTATGAATGGCTGGAAGGCGACATACGCGAAAGCGAAGATTGCCGGCAAGCCTGTAGCGGGATTGACTTTGTATTGCATCAGGCTGCGCTTGGTTCGGTGCAGCGATCCATACTTGATCCGGTTACCACAGACAGCATTAACACTGGTGGATTTCTGAACATCCTCTGGGCGGCTAAAGAGCAACAGGTAAAGCGTGTGGTTTACGCTTCGTCTTCTTCGGTTTATGGCGATCACCCGGTATTGCCAAAAGTGGAAGCACAAACGGGCCGTCCATTATCACCTTATGCTGTATCAAAGTGTTCAAATGAGCTCTACGCAGGCGTGTTTGCAAGAAATTATGGCATGGAAATAATCGGCCTCCGTTATTTTAATGTTTTTGGCCCGCGGCAAAACCCTGATGGACCTTATGCTGCTGTAGTGCCTGCCTTCATCCGTGATATACAAAGTGGTGTTGCGCCCCTCATCTATGGTGATGGTTTGAACAGTCGCGATTTTACCTTTGTTGAAAATGCGGTACAGGCTAACATCAGGGCACTGTTTGTTGAAGATGCCCTTGCATTGAACGAGGTCTACAATGTCGCAGTTGGCGAACAATATTCGATCCGTCAACTGTTTGATTTCATCTGCCACTTTTTAAATTGCAGGATGCTTCCCCGTTTTGAAACTGCACGACAAGGTGATATTCAGCATTCTCTTGCCGATATCTCAAAGGCCGCCAGGTTGCTGAAATACCGGCCGGCTGTCAGACTGGAAGATGGTCTGCGAATCTTATTGAACCGGTGA
- the rfbB gene encoding dTDP-glucose 4,6-dehydratase, with protein sequence MSETQLKVLITGGAGFIGSHVVRRFIHRYPHYLIYNLDKLTYAGNLENLRDVQQAANYRFIKGDIVDAAFIEQLFRQHKFDAVIHLAAESHVDRSIVAPTDFIFTNIVGTVNLLNAARQSWQQEKADSALSRRHLFYQVSTDEVYGSLDHGGYFTETTPYDPRSPYSASKASADHLVRAYGHTYRLPVVITNCSNNYGAYQFPEKLIPLAINNIKNNKAVPIYGKGENVRDWLWVEDHAAAIDLVFHKGKPGTTYNIGGFNERKNIDLIQQLCTIMDEKLGRAKGSAEKLLTYVKDRAGHDLRYAIDSSKITAELGWKPSLTFEEGLSKTVDWYLANAEWLEHVTSGDYQHYYVEQYEKR encoded by the coding sequence ATGTCAGAAACTCAGTTAAAAGTATTGATTACGGGCGGAGCAGGATTTATCGGCTCGCATGTAGTGCGCAGGTTCATTCACCGATATCCGCATTACCTCATTTACAATCTTGACAAATTAACCTATGCCGGTAACCTGGAAAACCTGCGTGATGTGCAGCAGGCAGCCAATTACCGGTTTATCAAAGGCGATATTGTGGATGCGGCATTCATTGAGCAGTTGTTCCGGCAGCATAAGTTTGATGCTGTTATTCACCTTGCCGCGGAGAGCCACGTTGATCGTTCTATTGTTGCTCCCACGGATTTTATTTTTACCAATATCGTAGGCACTGTCAATCTGCTGAATGCAGCAAGGCAGTCATGGCAGCAGGAAAAAGCGGATAGTGCACTTTCCCGCCGGCATCTTTTTTACCAGGTGTCAACCGATGAAGTATATGGCTCGCTTGACCATGGCGGTTACTTTACCGAGACCACACCATATGATCCGCGGTCACCTTACTCAGCCTCCAAGGCAAGCGCTGATCATCTCGTGCGCGCCTATGGACATACCTATCGGCTGCCTGTGGTGATTACCAATTGTTCCAACAACTATGGTGCGTATCAGTTTCCTGAAAAATTAATACCCCTTGCCATCAATAACATAAAAAACAACAAGGCTGTACCCATCTATGGCAAAGGAGAAAACGTGCGCGACTGGTTGTGGGTGGAAGATCATGCCGCTGCCATTGATCTGGTTTTTCACAAAGGGAAACCCGGCACTACGTATAACATCGGTGGCTTCAACGAGCGGAAAAATATTGACCTGATCCAGCAACTTTGCACAATTATGGATGAGAAACTTGGCCGTGCCAAAGGATCTGCGGAAAAGTTGCTCACGTATGTAAAGGACCGTGCAGGTCATGATCTGCGTTATGCCATCGATTCATCAAAGATTACTGCGGAACTTGGATGGAAACCTTCTCTTACCTTTGAAGAAGGCCTTTCAAAAACGGTAGACTGGTACCTTGCCAATGCAGAATGGCTTGAACATGTTACATCCGGTGATTATCAGCACTACTATGTTGAACAATATGAAAAAAGATAA
- a CDS encoding nucleotide sugar dehydrogenase, whose translation MVEDLLEKKAKLAVIGLGYVGLPVALAFARHISVIGFDINAKRIALLNNKIDPSSELNPEAFEHCDIIFTDSTEVLKEARFFIVAVPTPVDVHNVPDLQLLLLAAATIGKVLKRGDYVVFESTTYPGCTEEDCLPVIEKWSGLKVKTGFKIGYSPERINPGDKEHTLEKITKVVAGCDEESLDVISKVYSIAVKAGIHKAPSIKVAEAAKIIENTQRDVNIALMNELSLIFHLLGINTYDVIEAAATKWNFLKFYPGLVGGHCISVDPYYLTYKANALGYEPEVITSGRRINDDMGPYIARKTVQLLTKLGKDPGKAKVLVMGATFKENITDLRNSKVVDLIKELKAFSLKVEVMDPHASGDEVLQQYGFRLVPSPAADYDAVIMAVNHREFHNLSEDYFLSITKPKALFVDVKGNFRNKITRMMYWSL comes from the coding sequence ATGGTTGAAGATCTCCTAGAGAAAAAAGCAAAACTCGCAGTTATCGGTCTTGGTTATGTGGGATTGCCGGTAGCGCTGGCTTTTGCAAGGCATATCAGCGTCATCGGATTTGATATCAACGCAAAGCGGATTGCATTGCTGAATAACAAAATTGATCCGAGCAGCGAACTGAATCCGGAAGCTTTTGAGCATTGCGATATCATCTTTACCGATAGCACAGAAGTGTTGAAGGAAGCCCGCTTTTTCATTGTAGCGGTGCCCACACCCGTTGATGTTCACAATGTTCCCGACCTGCAGTTATTGTTACTGGCCGCGGCAACAATTGGCAAAGTTTTGAAGAGGGGCGATTACGTGGTATTTGAATCAACTACCTATCCCGGCTGTACGGAAGAAGATTGCCTGCCGGTTATTGAAAAATGGTCGGGCCTGAAGGTGAAGACCGGTTTTAAAATTGGTTATTCACCGGAACGGATTAATCCGGGTGATAAGGAACATACACTGGAGAAAATTACAAAAGTGGTTGCCGGTTGCGATGAAGAGTCGCTGGATGTGATTTCTAAAGTGTATAGCATTGCCGTGAAGGCCGGCATACACAAAGCACCAAGCATTAAAGTAGCAGAGGCTGCCAAGATTATTGAAAACACGCAGCGCGATGTGAATATCGCATTGATGAATGAGCTGTCACTCATTTTTCATTTATTGGGAATTAATACCTACGATGTGATTGAAGCGGCTGCCACCAAATGGAACTTCCTGAAATTTTATCCAGGGCTTGTCGGAGGTCATTGCATCAGTGTAGATCCGTATTATCTCACCTATAAAGCCAATGCATTGGGATATGAGCCGGAAGTGATTACCAGCGGAAGGCGTATCAACGACGACATGGGCCCTTATATCGCGCGCAAAACCGTGCAGTTGCTCACGAAACTCGGCAAAGATCCGGGCAAAGCAAAGGTGTTGGTGATGGGCGCTACTTTCAAAGAAAATATCACAGACCTGCGCAATTCAAAAGTGGTTGACCTGATCAAAGAACTGAAAGCTTTCTCCCTCAAAGTGGAAGTGATGGATCCGCACGCATCAGGTGATGAAGTACTGCAGCAATATGGTTTCAGGCTTGTTCCATCACCGGCAGCCGATTATGATGCCGTAATCATGGCAGTGAATCACCGTGAATTTCATAACCTTTCGGAAGATTATTTTCTTTCCATCACCAAACCGAAAGCATTATTTGTGGATGTGAAGGGAAATTTCAGGAATAAGATTACCAGGATGATGTATTGGTCGTTGTAA
- a CDS encoding N-acetyltransferase, with translation MPVNEHIYFAHETAVIDEGCSIGAGTHIWHFSHIMSGCVIGENCNLGQNVVVSPGVVLGSNVKIQNNVSIYSGVVCEDDVFLGPSMVFTNVINPRSAISRKNQFGKTLVKKGATIGANATVICGHTIGEFAFIGAGTVVTKDVKPYALIVGNPGRQTGWMSEFGHRLRFDENNRAVCPESGAIYVLLDEAVEKLKP, from the coding sequence ATGCCAGTGAATGAACATATATATTTTGCCCACGAAACCGCGGTGATTGATGAGGGTTGTTCTATTGGAGCAGGCACGCATATCTGGCATTTCAGCCATATCATGTCAGGCTGTGTGATCGGTGAAAACTGTAATCTCGGGCAGAACGTAGTGGTCAGTCCCGGTGTAGTGTTGGGAAGCAATGTAAAGATTCAGAATAATGTATCCATCTATTCAGGCGTCGTTTGTGAAGATGATGTTTTCCTGGGCCCGTCGATGGTATTTACCAATGTGATTAACCCAAGAAGCGCCATTTCCAGGAAAAACCAGTTTGGCAAAACACTCGTCAAAAAAGGTGCAACTATTGGTGCCAATGCAACTGTGATTTGCGGGCATACGATTGGAGAATTTGCATTTATCGGCGCGGGCACTGTCGTGACAAAGGATGTGAAACCGTATGCTTTAATCGTTGGTAACCCGGGCAGACAGACAGGATGGATGAGTGAATTTGGTCATCGCCTGCGTTTTGATGAAAACAACAGGGCGGTCTGTCCTGAAAGCGGCGCCATTTACGTACTGCTTGACGAGGCAGTTGAAAAACTCAAACCATAA
- a CDS encoding choice-of-anchor L domain-containing protein → MKKIYTTFLSAALLCIMLPQQSKGQLVVDTAISVSTMLHDFFDNTCVTISNITYNGDPAAVGFFDGSGTNLGINAGIMMTSGSVFNAIGPNNTGSISVANNLPGDPALDLIAAFTTYDACVIEMDIVPSLDTLYFKYSFGSEEYSEWVNTAFNDVFAFYISGPGITGEQNIALVPGNNNPVTVSSINCISSNQAYYVCNSLFDCPAPSSCPGDINETTIQYDGFTVPLTAQITVVPESTYHVKLAIADAGDGILDSGIFIGVESLCGDGQLKPVAGYSFSQNDNLVQFHNESRYGTSYTWDFGDGITSTEANPSHTYAEPGFYNVSLSVHNYCCDNAATETLNIGMATGLQQTNEDKVSVFPNPSTGLVTIQLENNQAGIVTLYNYAGTMIDSYELNNSTTLDLSGYQKGILFMQVITNDKVYLKKLALK, encoded by the coding sequence ATGAAAAAAATTTACACTACATTCCTAAGCGCCGCATTACTCTGCATCATGCTGCCGCAACAGTCTAAAGGACAACTGGTGGTGGATACAGCGATCTCGGTTTCCACCATGCTGCATGATTTTTTCGATAATACCTGTGTAACCATCAGCAATATCACTTACAATGGTGATCCTGCGGCAGTGGGATTTTTCGACGGCTCCGGCACTAACCTGGGCATCAATGCCGGCATCATGATGACGAGCGGCAGTGTGTTTAATGCCATTGGTCCGAATAACACAGGTTCCATCAGTGTGGCAAACAATCTTCCCGGCGATCCTGCGCTCGATTTGATTGCCGCCTTTACGACGTATGATGCCTGCGTTATTGAGATGGATATCGTGCCATCGCTCGATACGCTCTATTTCAAGTATTCATTCGGTTCGGAAGAATATTCAGAATGGGTGAACACTGCCTTCAACGATGTGTTTGCCTTTTATATCAGTGGCCCGGGCATAACAGGTGAACAGAATATTGCACTCGTTCCGGGAAACAACAATCCGGTAACGGTCAGCTCCATTAACTGCATCAGTTCCAACCAGGCTTATTATGTCTGCAACAGTCTTTTTGATTGCCCAGCACCTTCCTCCTGCCCGGGCGATATCAATGAGACGACCATTCAATATGACGGATTCACGGTGCCGCTCACCGCGCAGATTACGGTTGTACCTGAATCTACCTATCATGTGAAACTGGCCATTGCTGATGCCGGTGACGGCATACTGGATTCAGGAATTTTCATCGGCGTAGAGAGCCTTTGTGGCGATGGACAACTGAAACCTGTTGCAGGCTATAGTTTTTCACAGAATGATAACCTCGTTCAGTTTCATAACGAATCACGTTACGGCACGAGTTACACCTGGGATTTTGGTGATGGCATAACATCCACGGAAGCCAATCCTTCCCACACTTACGCTGAACCGGGTTTTTATAATGTATCCCTCAGTGTCCATAATTATTGCTGTGACAATGCGGCAACAGAAACACTGAATATCGGAATGGCTACAGGTTTGCAGCAAACCAATGAGGATAAAGTGTCGGTATTCCCTAATCCTTCAACAGGGCTTGTTACCATTCAACTGGAAAACAATCAGGCAGGCATCGTTACATTATATAATTATGCGGGAACGATGATAGATTCATACGAACTGAATAATTCCACCACACTTGATCTGTCAGGATATCAGAAAGGCATCCTGTTTATGCAGGTGATTACAAATGATAAGGTATACCTGAAGAAGTTAGCGCTGAAGTGA
- a CDS encoding SDR family oxidoreductase, translated as MNRDKRILITGAAGFIGSHLCDRFVNEGFQVIGMDNLITGDMKNIEHLLPLSNFQFYHHDVSKFIHVPDELHYILHFASPASPVDYVKWPIQTMKVGSLGTHNCLGLARAKKARILVASTSEVYGDPLVHPQTEEYWGNVNPVGPRSMYDEAKRFQEAITMAYHNAHKLETRIVRIFNTYGPRMRLNDGRVLPNFFYQAITGSDITVYGDGSQTRSFCYVSDLVDGIYRLLFSDYALPVNVGNPDEITISQFAEEIIALTKTNQKVVYKPLPVDDPKQRQPEITKARTILGWEPKVQRSEGLKITYEYFRKALGN; from the coding sequence ATGAATCGAGATAAACGCATCCTCATTACCGGCGCGGCCGGATTTATTGGCTCTCACCTGTGCGACAGGTTTGTGAATGAAGGTTTCCAGGTGATTGGCATGGACAACCTGATTACCGGCGACATGAAGAATATCGAACACCTGCTGCCGCTTTCCAATTTCCAGTTTTATCATCATGATGTTTCGAAGTTCATACACGTGCCTGATGAATTGCATTACATCCTTCACTTTGCTTCGCCGGCCAGCCCTGTGGATTATGTGAAGTGGCCCATACAAACCATGAAGGTGGGTTCTTTAGGCACGCACAATTGCCTTGGACTTGCCCGGGCAAAAAAGGCGCGTATTCTTGTCGCGTCCACAAGTGAAGTGTATGGTGATCCATTGGTTCATCCGCAGACAGAAGAATACTGGGGCAATGTAAATCCGGTTGGCCCGCGCAGCATGTATGACGAAGCCAAACGATTCCAGGAAGCGATTACTATGGCCTATCACAATGCGCATAAGCTGGAAACACGTATTGTGAGAATTTTTAACACATATGGCCCGAGGATGCGGCTCAATGACGGAAGGGTACTTCCTAACTTCTTCTACCAGGCCATTACCGGATCGGATATTACGGTGTACGGCGACGGATCACAGACAAGGTCATTTTGTTATGTGAGTGATTTAGTAGACGGCATCTATCGCCTGTTGTTCAGCGATTATGCCCTGCCGGTGAATGTGGGTAATCCTGATGAAATCACGATCAGTCAGTTTGCGGAAGAAATCATCGCCCTTACGAAAACAAATCAAAAGGTGGTGTATAAACCGCTTCCCGTAGATGATCCTAAACAACGCCAACCGGAGATTACAAAAGCGCGTACCATTTTAGGCTGGGAACCAAAAGTGCAGCGCAGCGAAGGTTTGAAAATCACCTATGAATATTTCAGGAAAGCACTCGGTAATTGA